One genomic segment of Alkalimarinus alittae includes these proteins:
- a CDS encoding sensor histidine kinase, whose product MLGFPFKSKKRSNVKDANSVLQSITQKADWTKIIAALLMASFLVLINLSGSLRLPELLVYDKLVFNSYATPQSNHVLLLQVAPQEQNSSPDFIAGIMQRLLPLSPSKIVLMHSLTEFDQTQLKKWLGHEQVMYAPIVNRTLEDGGVVGYQYEALIPSASPLGFALPATSSFGITRSIPLELVTNGETLTGFQSVITQTDRQANPLVINFNQGSQPIPRYNAEKLISVGMIEELVKDKIILITPPLNNITTGLTTPYNNYAEPLSPSLVQAMALNTLINQTDIGMLKPWQTAMVCVLLFFFYLFTFQWLTIRLGIIIIFTSAISLLLIDWYIVSFHYFYLPVFSFIVSIIAALSTAIPLHRITEQNIIETLRFNILSQLKSKKTPHSFYQVEDPWNQIIVFINQHLLLNRSILLERVENDHRVKEIKSLGCSISDIAERRRDYQRYPYDQSLLQQIPLDLENRHYFKESFEGEKQYLIPLRFAEEVLGFWAFTVIPDDNWDQNKFFSNINIFAKQIAHLIHNRKTFNYEDRINRKLVTKLLNFNLGMNNHKSLKTAVDGLDHRLRVMEGIFDGMSSAAILYDLFGQIMSSNQLMDQLALESHLSIYDLTSLDLITQACGISQDEARRRLRHVVMNSASVDLPLADLIESRQYLLRIRSIKPQPQTTGSINDSSLPFELLGILFEFINVTPIQQRFTTDIVAYENLYSILRNDLSSLSLCQLQLSLSPDADQKLMTQISQTLQHSSEILSNAETLLNDAANNQAPTGKLLHPLPLLKRALLEFKEPAAQAKISFNTALPSFTSLIFIAEDALDSLLRHSLNLLVNDAIPDTEIKVTLIEQQRQDDLMHDGSILITMSNSGYGIPQKELAAPRIDTSYIETDALSLFKKAVTEVHQWAVTVDSASEVGSGFEITIVLPVINFYKPAEI is encoded by the coding sequence TTGTTGGGTTTTCCATTCAAGAGCAAGAAGCGTTCTAATGTTAAAGATGCTAACAGTGTCTTACAGTCGATAACACAAAAAGCTGACTGGACAAAAATTATTGCGGCACTCCTTATGGCCAGTTTTTTAGTATTAATTAACTTATCTGGATCATTGCGACTACCCGAGCTATTGGTGTACGACAAACTAGTGTTTAATAGTTATGCAACACCTCAGTCAAACCACGTGTTATTGCTTCAGGTAGCACCTCAAGAACAGAATAGCTCACCCGATTTCATCGCAGGTATTATGCAGCGCTTACTGCCGCTGTCACCCAGCAAAATTGTGCTTATGCATTCATTGACTGAGTTTGATCAAACTCAGTTAAAAAAATGGTTAGGCCACGAACAAGTGATGTACGCACCGATAGTCAACAGAACTCTTGAGGATGGTGGCGTTGTTGGTTACCAATACGAAGCGCTTATACCCTCGGCTTCACCGTTAGGTTTTGCTCTACCCGCAACATCAAGTTTTGGTATCACTCGCAGCATTCCGCTAGAGCTTGTAACCAATGGAGAAACACTCACTGGGTTTCAGTCTGTCATCACTCAAACAGACCGTCAGGCAAACCCTCTCGTCATCAACTTCAACCAAGGCTCTCAGCCTATACCGAGATATAATGCTGAAAAGCTAATTTCAGTTGGGATGATCGAGGAGTTAGTTAAAGATAAAATCATACTCATCACCCCTCCGCTCAACAACATTACCACGGGGTTAACAACCCCATACAATAATTATGCTGAACCACTATCCCCTAGCCTTGTACAGGCAATGGCACTTAATACATTAATTAATCAAACAGATATCGGCATGCTAAAACCATGGCAAACAGCAATGGTGTGCGTATTGTTGTTTTTCTTCTATTTGTTTACGTTTCAGTGGCTAACGATACGCTTGGGCATCATCATCATTTTTACGTCGGCCATATCACTTCTTTTGATAGACTGGTACATAGTGAGCTTTCACTATTTTTACCTGCCAGTATTTAGCTTCATCGTATCGATCATCGCGGCATTATCAACAGCGATACCGCTGCATCGCATCACAGAACAGAACATTATTGAAACGTTGCGCTTTAATATACTTTCGCAATTAAAATCGAAAAAGACACCGCATAGTTTTTATCAGGTAGAAGACCCATGGAACCAAATCATCGTATTCATTAATCAGCATCTATTGTTGAACCGCTCTATTCTGTTAGAGCGCGTTGAAAACGACCATCGAGTCAAAGAGATAAAGAGTCTAGGCTGTAGCATTTCTGACATTGCTGAGCGCCGCCGTGATTATCAGCGTTACCCTTACGACCAATCGTTGCTGCAACAAATACCTTTGGACCTTGAAAACCGTCATTATTTTAAAGAGAGTTTTGAAGGCGAAAAGCAATACCTTATTCCTCTTCGCTTTGCAGAGGAAGTACTAGGATTTTGGGCTTTTACAGTGATTCCCGACGATAACTGGGATCAGAACAAGTTCTTTTCAAATATTAATATTTTTGCAAAACAAATAGCTCACCTCATTCACAACCGTAAAACGTTTAACTATGAAGACCGTATTAATAGAAAACTCGTCACTAAGTTATTAAATTTTAACTTAGGGATGAACAATCATAAGTCATTAAAAACCGCCGTTGATGGCTTAGACCATAGACTTCGCGTCATGGAAGGCATATTTGATGGCATGAGTTCTGCGGCAATTCTGTATGACCTTTTTGGTCAAATCATGAGTAGTAACCAGTTGATGGATCAATTAGCCCTTGAGTCTCACCTCTCTATTTATGACCTGACCTCACTTGATCTTATCACGCAAGCTTGCGGTATCAGCCAAGACGAAGCTAGACGCAGGTTACGGCATGTCGTTATGAACTCAGCAAGTGTTGACCTTCCATTAGCCGACTTAATTGAATCGCGTCAGTACCTACTACGCATACGATCAATAAAACCACAGCCTCAAACGACTGGCTCAATTAATGATAGCTCTCTACCGTTTGAGTTATTAGGTATTCTTTTCGAGTTTATCAATGTAACCCCCATTCAGCAGAGGTTTACCACCGACATCGTAGCCTATGAAAACCTATATTCTATTCTAAGAAACGATCTTAGCTCGCTCTCTTTATGCCAGCTTCAGTTAAGTTTATCGCCCGATGCAGATCAGAAACTGATGACTCAAATCAGCCAAACATTGCAACACTCTAGCGAAATATTGAGCAATGCCGAAACGCTGCTTAATGACGCGGCTAATAATCAAGCGCCTACAGGTAAGCTACTCCACCCCCTACCGTTACTTAAGCGAGCATTGCTTGAGTTTAAAGAGCCCGCTGCACAAGCTAAAATATCGTTTAACACTGCATTACCTTCATTTACCAGCCTTATTTTTATTGCTGAAGATGCGCTTGATAGCCTTTTAAGGCATAGCCTAAACTTACTGGTAAATGATGCAATACCTGATACAGAAATTAAGGTAACGCTAATAGAACAGCAACGACAAGATGACCTGATGCATGATGGCAGCATCCTGATTACAATGAGTAATTCAGGCTATGGGATACCCCAAAAAGAGCTCGCAGCCCCCCGTATCGATACGAGCTATATTGAAACCGACGCCCTATCGTTATTCAAAAAAGCGGTTACAGAAGTGCATCAATGGGCGGTAACTGTCGATAGTGCTTCTGAGGTTGGGAGCGGCTTTGAAATCACTATTGTGCTACCTGTTATTAACTTTTACAAACCCGCAGAGATCTAA
- a CDS encoding Dyp-type peroxidase produces the protein MNQSQPGILKPIPLSARYLIFSIDDEKSLSEALTRLSLIADGDEVVVGLGHSLLTTLGVEIEGMRPFPSFVSCGVEIPATHGALWCWLRGRDRGDLIHKEREISRALAPAFVIDDIVDSFKHKSGLDLSGYEDGTENPEGEEAIACALASSKQMGVDGSSFVAVQQWVHDLNKLDEMEPIEQDHIIGRRKSNNEEIEDAPESAHVKRTEQESFSPQAFVIRRSMPWANEAGEGFNFVAFGESFNAFEAQLNRMTGKDDKIIDGLFKFTKPITGAYFWCPPVVEGRLDFTALNLS, from the coding sequence ATGAATCAATCACAACCTGGAATTCTGAAACCAATACCTCTTTCAGCACGGTATCTAATTTTCTCTATAGATGATGAAAAGAGTCTCTCTGAGGCGTTAACGAGGCTTTCATTGATTGCAGATGGGGATGAAGTCGTTGTTGGGCTTGGTCATTCTTTATTAACGACATTGGGTGTTGAAATAGAAGGAATGAGGCCCTTTCCATCGTTTGTTAGTTGTGGCGTAGAAATACCCGCCACGCATGGGGCTCTGTGGTGTTGGTTAAGAGGACGCGATAGAGGCGACTTAATACATAAAGAACGCGAGATCAGTCGTGCGCTGGCGCCCGCATTTGTAATAGATGACATTGTTGATTCTTTTAAGCATAAAAGTGGTCTTGATTTGAGTGGCTATGAAGACGGCACCGAAAACCCAGAAGGTGAAGAGGCGATAGCCTGTGCGTTGGCATCATCAAAACAAATGGGTGTCGATGGTAGCAGTTTTGTTGCTGTTCAGCAGTGGGTGCATGACCTTAATAAATTGGATGAAATGGAGCCCATAGAGCAAGATCATATTATCGGGCGGCGCAAAAGCAATAATGAAGAAATTGAAGATGCGCCTGAATCAGCTCACGTAAAACGTACAGAACAAGAAAGCTTTAGCCCGCAAGCGTTTGTTATTAGACGGTCTATGCCTTGGGCAAATGAGGCGGGCGAAGGGTTTAACTTTGTTGCGTTTGGTGAGTCATTTAACGCATTTGAAGCGCAACTTAATCGCATGACAGGTAAAGATGATAAAATTATTGACGGGTTGTTTAAATTTACAAAACCGATAACAGGCGCTTATTTTTGGTGTCC
- a CDS encoding response regulator — translation MNQPINKKRVLLVEDDKMLSMMTIAFLEQQNIDTVHARDGQIALLALQEESFNVIISDLNMPQTDGLSFITELKKLGHTTPIFVTTGVTNKRIHEELYELGVEKVYVKPLLPQTYSELIERIKQYL, via the coding sequence ATGAATCAACCTATAAACAAAAAACGCGTGCTACTAGTAGAGGATGATAAAATGCTCTCTATGATGACTATCGCCTTTCTTGAGCAGCAAAACATCGACACAGTTCATGCACGGGATGGTCAAATTGCATTACTAGCGTTACAAGAAGAGTCCTTCAACGTAATCATCAGCGATCTAAACATGCCTCAAACAGATGGCTTATCATTTATAACTGAGCTTAAGAAATTAGGGCATACAACCCCCATTTTTGTTACAACAGGGGTAACAAATAAGCGTATTCATGAAGAGCTATATGAACTCGGGGTCGAGAAAGTATATGTCAAACCATTGCTCCCCCAAACTTATAGTGAACTGATAGAACGTATCAAGCAGTATCTATAA
- a CDS encoding PaaI family thioesterase: MDLRELVTRAHDSGDYSELIATIPYAVTIGVECERFGDEVMFKLPRKKSNIGNPILPAIHGGVIGGFMEISASLYLVMFQDTPKLPKIVDISLDYLRAGLDRDTYVECKLTRQGSRVANVIVTAWQKSRNEPIALARAHFLFS; encoded by the coding sequence ATGGATTTAAGAGAGTTAGTAACACGGGCTCATGATAGTGGCGACTATTCAGAGCTGATTGCGACAATACCGTACGCTGTCACGATTGGTGTTGAGTGTGAACGTTTCGGTGATGAGGTAATGTTTAAACTACCCCGTAAAAAAAGCAATATTGGTAACCCTATTTTGCCTGCGATTCATGGCGGTGTAATTGGTGGGTTTATGGAAATATCGGCATCACTTTATTTGGTGATGTTTCAGGATACTCCCAAGCTACCTAAGATCGTTGATATCTCGTTAGACTACTTACGAGCAGGGTTAGACAGAGATACTTATGTTGAATGTAAGCTAACGCGACAGGGCAGCCGAGTTGCCAATGTTATTGTCACCGCTTGGCAGAAATCACGAAATGAACCAATTGCATTAGCTCGTGCGCATTTTTTGTTTAGTTAA
- the htpG gene encoding molecular chaperone HtpG: MTVETKKETLGFQTEVKQLLHLMIHSLYSNKEIFLRELISNASDAEDKLRFEALSKPELYEGDSDLKIRLAFDKEANTVTISDNGIGMSRQNVLDHLGTIAKSGTADFMKNLSGDQQKDSQLIGQFGVGFYSAFIVAKKVEVFTRRAGLDASEGVRWESEGEGEFTLETIEKKERGTSVVLHLKDDEKEFADGWRLRSLVKKYSDHISFPVEMLSEPAPAAEGEEAKEPEFEAINEATALWTLSRSEVKDEEYNEFYKHISHDFQDPLTWSHNRVEGKLEYTSLLYVPAKAPFDMYNREAPRGLKLYVQRVFIMDDAEQFLPLYLRFIKGVVDSNDLSLNVSREILQSDKAVDSMRSALTKRVLDTLTKLAKNDPEKYQAFWNEFGQVLKEGPAEDMGNKDKIVKLLRFATTHTGKTDQDQSVEDYIGRMKEGQDKIYYIAADSFGTAASSPHLEIFRKKGIEVLVMSDRIDDWMMSYLTEYDGKQFQDVAKGALDLGDVENEEVKKQEEEATKELESLLTQIKELLKDKVADVRVTSRLTDSPACLVVGEQDMGAQMRRIMEAAGQSLPDSKPIFELNPEHPLVKRLNEEQNDERFNDLAWVLFDQAALASGDALKEPGAFVTRLNKLLLDLSK, encoded by the coding sequence ATGACTGTAGAAACAAAAAAAGAAACCTTAGGTTTTCAGACAGAAGTTAAACAGCTTCTTCATTTGATGATTCACTCTTTGTACAGCAACAAAGAGATATTTCTCCGTGAGCTTATTTCTAACGCTTCAGATGCAGAAGATAAATTGCGTTTCGAAGCACTATCAAAACCTGAACTTTATGAAGGCGATAGTGACCTTAAAATTCGATTGGCGTTTGACAAAGAAGCCAATACCGTCACTATTTCTGATAACGGTATAGGCATGTCTCGTCAGAATGTACTGGATCACTTGGGTACTATCGCCAAGTCTGGTACAGCTGATTTTATGAAAAACTTGTCAGGCGACCAGCAAAAAGATTCACAGTTAATTGGCCAGTTTGGTGTTGGTTTTTACTCAGCGTTTATAGTAGCCAAAAAAGTAGAAGTCTTTACTCGAAGAGCAGGTTTAGACGCTTCTGAAGGTGTTCGCTGGGAGTCAGAAGGCGAAGGTGAATTTACGCTTGAAACGATTGAGAAAAAAGAGCGTGGTACTTCAGTTGTTCTTCACTTAAAAGATGACGAAAAAGAATTCGCAGACGGTTGGCGTTTACGCAGCTTGGTTAAAAAGTATTCTGACCATATCTCATTCCCTGTAGAAATGCTTTCAGAGCCTGCTCCTGCAGCAGAAGGCGAAGAAGCGAAAGAACCTGAGTTCGAGGCAATCAATGAAGCCACTGCCCTTTGGACGTTATCTCGATCAGAAGTTAAAGACGAAGAATATAACGAGTTCTATAAGCACATTAGCCATGACTTCCAAGATCCACTTACGTGGTCTCATAACCGAGTAGAAGGAAAGCTTGAGTACACTAGCTTGCTTTATGTACCGGCTAAAGCCCCTTTCGACATGTACAACCGAGAAGCACCGCGCGGATTAAAACTTTACGTTCAGCGTGTCTTTATAATGGATGATGCTGAGCAATTCTTGCCGCTTTATCTTCGCTTTATTAAAGGTGTGGTTGATTCTAATGACTTGTCACTTAACGTATCGCGTGAAATTCTACAAAGTGATAAAGCGGTCGATAGCATGCGTAGTGCATTAACTAAGCGAGTGCTAGATACCTTAACTAAGCTTGCCAAAAATGACCCAGAGAAGTACCAGGCATTTTGGAATGAGTTTGGTCAGGTGTTAAAAGAAGGCCCAGCAGAAGACATGGGCAATAAAGACAAAATTGTTAAACTGCTTCGTTTTGCGACAACCCATACGGGCAAAACAGATCAAGATCAATCAGTAGAAGACTACATTGGCCGAATGAAAGAAGGTCAAGATAAGATCTACTATATTGCTGCAGATAGCTTTGGTACTGCTGCTAGCAGCCCACACCTAGAAATCTTCCGTAAGAAAGGAATCGAAGTGTTGGTGATGTCAGACCGTATAGACGATTGGATGATGTCTTACTTAACAGAGTATGACGGTAAGCAGTTCCAAGATGTTGCCAAGGGTGCACTTGATCTAGGTGATGTTGAAAACGAAGAAGTTAAGAAACAAGAAGAAGAGGCGACTAAAGAGCTTGAAAGCTTGCTGACTCAAATTAAAGAGTTGTTAAAAGATAAAGTCGCAGATGTGCGTGTAACAAGCCGGTTGACTGACTCTCCAGCATGCTTAGTGGTTGGTGAGCAAGATATGGGGGCGCAGATGCGTCGCATCATGGAAGCGGCAGGCCAAAGCCTACCTGATAGCAAGCCTATCTTCGAGCTTAATCCAGAGCATCCTTTGGTTAAGCGCCTTAACGAAGAGCAAAATGATGAGCGGTTTAACGACTTAGCTTGGGTTCTGTTTGATCAAGCGGCATTAGCCAGTGGCGATGCGCTTAAAGAGCCCGGCGCGTTTGTGACTCGGCTTAATAAACTGTTGCTAGACTTGAGCAAGTAA
- a CDS encoding M48 family metalloprotease, producing the protein MNITISEVTMLRLITILFLAALSTACAVNPVTGEQQLMFLPEGQDAEIGQSQYKPAQQSQGGLYYLDPELTLYVAGVGKKLAAVSDRPDLPYEFVILNNSVPNAWALPSGKIALNRGLLIRLEDEAQLAAVLSHEIVHAAARHSAQRMQQGMIVQYGMMGLGMAAEGTDYKDLIIGGAAMGAQLTMAQYSQDHELESDQYGMKYMAKAGYDLNAAVELQQLFVELSNNQQSNFLQGLFASHPPSPDRVKANREHVTAFASAGNYRGKTEFQKHMKYLLSKTNAYNAQDKATALIAKKEFTAAMTEIEKAIKAEPNEALFYATKGDIYSAQGKDALAVKQYEKSVSLFPEQFSSYLKKGISNEKLGNLEQAKKDFTRSAQLLPTSVAELGLGNIAQLQGDQRNAILHYGKASQAEGRNGQNARIKLAKLELPNQPDKYIKIKHMLGKNRELQAYAENHSEITVIEIEVESTVTDATGKLVNKERWRIKQAIKPRSRSQIEKDPTIATLPEGYRVYSKILSADIVK; encoded by the coding sequence ATGAACATTACTATTTCAGAGGTAACAATGCTCAGGCTTATCACCATACTTTTTTTAGCGGCCCTATCGACAGCGTGTGCCGTAAACCCAGTGACAGGCGAACAACAATTGATGTTTTTGCCCGAAGGTCAAGACGCAGAAATAGGTCAGTCTCAGTATAAACCGGCACAGCAATCTCAGGGCGGATTATATTATCTAGACCCAGAGCTGACCCTTTATGTTGCAGGCGTAGGTAAAAAGCTAGCCGCAGTCAGCGACCGTCCTGACCTTCCTTATGAATTTGTGATTCTGAATAACTCCGTCCCTAATGCGTGGGCTTTACCTTCGGGTAAAATAGCGCTAAATAGAGGGTTACTCATTCGACTAGAAGATGAAGCACAACTCGCTGCAGTGCTTAGCCATGAAATTGTTCACGCTGCAGCACGCCATAGCGCCCAACGTATGCAGCAAGGAATGATCGTTCAATACGGCATGATGGGGCTTGGCATGGCAGCCGAAGGAACCGACTATAAAGACCTGATTATTGGTGGCGCAGCCATGGGCGCACAATTAACCATGGCTCAATACAGCCAAGACCATGAGTTAGAGTCAGATCAATATGGCATGAAGTATATGGCCAAAGCCGGTTATGACCTTAATGCAGCGGTTGAACTTCAACAGCTTTTTGTTGAGCTATCTAACAACCAGCAATCCAATTTTTTGCAGGGGCTATTTGCATCTCACCCCCCTTCTCCTGACCGCGTCAAAGCAAACCGCGAGCATGTTACTGCGTTTGCCTCTGCAGGTAACTACCGCGGAAAAACTGAATTTCAAAAGCACATGAAATACCTTTTAAGCAAGACTAATGCGTATAACGCCCAAGACAAGGCAACTGCATTAATAGCTAAAAAAGAATTTACTGCCGCAATGACCGAAATTGAGAAAGCCATTAAAGCTGAGCCTAATGAAGCCCTTTTTTATGCCACTAAGGGAGACATTTACAGTGCTCAAGGCAAAGACGCTTTAGCGGTTAAACAATACGAAAAGTCTGTTTCGTTATTCCCAGAGCAGTTTTCAAGCTATCTAAAGAAAGGCATATCAAACGAAAAACTAGGTAACCTTGAACAAGCCAAAAAAGATTTTACACGTAGCGCGCAACTACTTCCTACGTCTGTTGCAGAGCTAGGTCTAGGTAATATTGCTCAGCTTCAAGGCGATCAGCGCAACGCCATTTTGCATTATGGCAAAGCCTCTCAGGCTGAAGGCCGCAATGGCCAAAACGCGAGAATTAAACTCGCTAAGCTTGAGCTACCTAATCAGCCTGATAAATACATTAAGATCAAACACATGCTAGGAAAAAACCGAGAGCTTCAGGCCTATGCTGAAAACCATAGTGAGATAACAGTGATAGAAATTGAAGTTGAGTCTACAGTGACTGATGCAACGGGAAAGTTAGTCAATAAAGAGCGCTGGAGAATAAAACAAGCCATAAAGCCTAGGAGCCGAAGCCAAATTGAAAAGGACCCGACAATCGCAACTCTGCCAGAAGGTTATCGCGTTTATTCGAAGATACTGTCTGCGGATATCGTAAAGTAG
- a CDS encoding PaaI family thioesterase has translation MTNDPVLFGKVSRFVGSLAQCNTLGIKTVQAVPNQLILELPYSDAIIGNPYTGVIHGGAITTLMDTASGSVVICGLEEFELCPTLDLRVDYMHAAAPGESVFAKATCYKITKNIIFTRCLAYQGANEEPVAQCVATFMRIGAEATPLPFRQMIMGTDLLEERSNEDANQQGQV, from the coding sequence ATGACAAATGATCCCGTTTTGTTCGGCAAGGTATCTCGGTTTGTCGGTTCTTTAGCTCAATGTAACACACTAGGTATAAAAACCGTTCAGGCGGTACCTAATCAGTTGATTCTAGAATTACCTTACTCAGATGCGATAATTGGTAATCCATACACTGGGGTTATTCATGGGGGGGCTATAACGACCTTAATGGATACTGCCTCAGGGTCTGTTGTGATTTGCGGTTTAGAAGAATTCGAGCTGTGTCCGACACTGGACTTACGTGTTGACTATATGCATGCCGCAGCACCAGGTGAATCGGTATTTGCCAAAGCGACCTGCTATAAAATAACCAAAAATATTATCTTTACACGATGCCTCGCATATCAGGGCGCGAACGAAGAGCCTGTGGCTCAGTGTGTTGCAACGTTTATGAGAATAGGGGCAGAGGCTACACCGCTCCCTTTTCGACAAATGATCATGGGTACTGACTTATTAGAAGAACGTTCAAATGAAGATGCTAACCAACAAGGGCAGGTGTAA
- a CDS encoding THxN family PEP-CTERM protein, whose translation MKKIIKVITVVGAFTASSAQAIPLQLDVTQLDWYNPVSGSNIVYSGNDSIAGNEVISWGVPVKEKQSGYELEVYNSTFDVISDQSFLLGDFTHHNYVMKRGTSIYEASLKMGVAVSTPTLNDSIDLSFLFDHTETTNNCTSSPTCSNDRIKVVSNATNQFSFNNTLYEFEILGFITNGVLSDIFSTVENQSSVASLVGRVNTVSVSEPSSFGIFSLGFAALLFTRRKSLKWG comes from the coding sequence ATGAAAAAAATAATTAAAGTTATAACTGTTGTAGGTGCATTCACTGCGTCAAGTGCTCAGGCGATACCGTTGCAGTTAGACGTGACACAGCTAGACTGGTATAACCCAGTGAGTGGCTCAAATATTGTGTATTCGGGCAATGATAGTATTGCCGGAAACGAAGTGATTAGCTGGGGCGTGCCTGTTAAAGAAAAGCAAAGTGGTTACGAACTTGAGGTCTATAACTCGACGTTTGACGTAATAAGCGACCAGAGTTTCTTGTTAGGCGACTTTACCCATCATAACTATGTCATGAAAAGAGGCACCTCTATTTACGAGGCTAGCTTAAAGATGGGTGTTGCGGTAAGCACGCCAACACTCAACGATTCAATTGACCTGTCGTTTTTGTTCGATCATACAGAAACAACAAATAATTGCACCTCAAGCCCTACATGCTCAAATGATCGGATTAAAGTAGTCAGTAATGCGACTAATCAGTTTTCGTTTAACAATACGTTGTATGAGTTTGAGATTCTTGGCTTTATTACTAATGGCGTGCTATCGGACATATTTAGCACCGTTGAGAATCAGTCAAGTGTTGCATCATTGGTGGGTAGAGTGAATACGGTTTCAGTTAGCGAACCAAGTTCGTTTGGAATTTTCTCATTGGGCTTTGCGGCATTATTGTTCACGCGTAGAAAATCACTCAAGTGGGGCTAA
- a CDS encoding DUF599 domain-containing protein — protein sequence MMFSDYLFDMIAISWFVLIWAGYSYYADYHSQKYPTLSSTLDLYRGDWMRRVLMRENRIADASVLGNLERNGAFFASSSLLIMAGILTAIGYADEAMAIFQDLPIVANNGRTMWELKLATLLIVFVYSFFKFTWSMRQYNFCSVLVGSAPLVNEEKVSPAARKAFANSAAELANLAGDTFNLGLRSYYYALAVLAWFIHPIAFIVATTAVVVILYQREFYSKALWVLRSGKSFDEEK from the coding sequence ATGATGTTTTCAGATTACCTATTCGATATGATCGCCATTAGCTGGTTCGTGCTTATTTGGGCGGGCTATAGCTACTATGCAGACTACCATAGTCAAAAATACCCAACCTTATCGAGTACGCTTGATTTGTATCGAGGTGACTGGATGCGGCGCGTATTAATGCGTGAGAACCGAATTGCAGATGCATCAGTCTTGGGTAATCTTGAGCGAAATGGTGCTTTTTTTGCCTCAAGCAGCTTGCTTATTATGGCTGGTATTTTAACTGCGATTGGTTACGCTGATGAGGCCATGGCTATCTTTCAGGATTTGCCAATCGTTGCTAATAACGGACGAACCATGTGGGAGCTTAAACTGGCAACGCTGTTGATTGTATTCGTATATTCTTTCTTTAAATTCACATGGTCGATGAGGCAATATAATTTTTGTTCTGTCTTAGTGGGTAGTGCGCCTTTAGTAAATGAAGAAAAGGTCAGTCCTGCTGCACGAAAAGCGTTTGCAAATAGCGCAGCAGAGCTAGCTAACCTAGCGGGTGATACGTTCAACCTAGGGCTAAGGTCATATTATTATGCCCTTGCTGTTTTGGCTTGGTTTATTCACCCGATTGCTTTTATAGTAGCGACTACAGCGGTCGTAGTTATTTTATACCAGCGAGAGTTTTACTCTAAGGCATTATGGGTTTTACGTTCTGGTAAAAGTTTTGATGAAGAGAAGTAA